The Bombus vancouverensis nearcticus chromosome 2, iyBomVanc1_principal, whole genome shotgun sequence genome window below encodes:
- the LOC117163914 gene encoding dystrobrevin beta isoform X9: MAEDGAGGSGNSSTGEASRLQLLQEMRQQNFDSIRFASYRTACKLRFIQKKVHLHNVDIWNVIEAFRENGLNTLEPSSTLGVSRLETLLSSLFHALNKRVPVSQQAKVDATTALLMNWLLAAYTTGENNKISVFSVKVALATLCAGKLMDKFRYIYSQISDSNGHMIHWRFSDYLKEVLALTAAVYESPSFGYSEGLANSIFPQNSKVTVNDFLDTLMSDPGPHCLIWLPLYHRMAAVETVAHPVMCDACHKENFTGFRYRCQKCHSYQLCQDCFWRGKVSGTHNNDHETREYSSFKSPSKQIGHSLRKSFRCVPEKGKNSLPRFPEQPEKTLDLSHIVPPSPLPSHNGFPDPGFMAPFDSGSMDSRSTLRSMDSSRLDDEHKLIARYAQRLAQEARTMPRAASRMSQADQAGRAPSDANLASLDASRAQRELISQLEAKNKEIMREIARLRRQQEIEAAGLENPALMSELRALRQRKDELETHLATLQDSRRQLMVQLEGLMKMLKNHQASPRSTPNSSPRSTKSPPLPPGAVPSSRSAPPTPGGPLSTTPQQQQQQQQSQSQQQMSQSYQSPVPTTSVASVTNNTMLGTIQNPIPDNLSCVGGDVRLRPGGSFSQLWPN; this comes from the exons ATGGCGGAGGATGGCGCCGGAGGGTCGGGAAATAGCAGCACCGGGGAGGCAAGCCGGTTGCAGCTGTTGCAAGAAATGCGGCAGCAAAATTTTGATAGCATTCGATTTGCGTCGTACCGCACTGCATGCAAATTGCGATTTATTCAGAAGAAAGTTCACT TACATAACGTGGATATATGGAATGTAATCGAAGCATTTCGGGAAAACGGTTTAAACACTTTGGAACCATCCAGCACATTGGGAGTTTCGAGGCTGGAAACTTTATTGTCTTCCTTATTCCATGCCCTTAATAAACGAGTGCCTGTTTCGCAACAAGCCAAAGTCGATGCTACAACCGCTCTGTTGATGAACTGGTTACTTGCTGCCTATACTACAGG GGAAAACAATAAGATATCCGTTTTCTCCGTGAAAGTAGCGTTAGCTACGTTATGTGCTGGGAAACTAATGGACAAATTTCGAT ATATATACTCACAAATATCGGATAGCAATGGTCACATGATACACTGGAGATTCTCTGACTATTTGAAGGAAGTTCTAGCGTTAACGGCTGCTGTTTACGAATCGCCTTCTTTTGGATACTCCGAGGGTCTTGCCAATTCAATATTTCCCCAA AATTCGAAAGTCACGGTTAACGATTTTTTGGATACGCTTATGTCTGATCCAGGACCACACTGTTTAATCTGGCTTCCATTGTACCATAGAATGGCTGCTGTTGAAACAG TGGCCCATCCTGTCATGTGTGACGCGTGTCACAAAGAGAACTTCACCGGCTTCCGATACAGATGTCAGAAATGTCACTCGTACCAGCTCTGTCAAGATTGTTTTTGGCGCGGTAAAGTTTCTGGGACACATAATAACGATCATGAAACAAGGGAGTACAGTAGTTTT AAATCACCGAGCAAACAGATTGGTCATTCCTTACGAAAGAGCTTCAGATGCGTACCTGAAAAGGGGAAGAACAGTTTACCGAGATTTCCGGAACAACCTGAGAAGACGTTAGATTTATCACACATAGT CCCGCCATCACCTTTACCATCTCACAACGGTTTTCCAGATCCAGGTTTCATGGCTCCTTTCGATTCCGGATCGATGGACAGCCGTTCTACTTTAAGGAG TATGGATAGTTCAAGACTGGATGATGaacataaattaatagcacGATACGCACAAAGGTTGGCTCAGGAAGCTAGGACTATG CCTCGTGCCGCATCCAGAATGTCGCAAGCTGACCAAGCA GGTAGGGCACCATCTGATGCTAATTTGGCGTCATTAGATGCCTCGAGAGCACAACGCGAACTTATATCGCAGTTAGAGGCAAAGAACAAGGAAATAATGCGCGAGATTGCAAGGTTAAG GAGACAACAAGAAATAGAAGCGGCTGGTTTGGAAAATCCTGCATTAATGTCTGAACTGAGAGCCTTGAGGCAAAGAAAAGATGAGTTAGAAACTCATTTAGCAACATTGCAAGATTCTAGAAGACAATTAATGGTGCAACTGGAAGGTTTAATGAAAATGTTAAAG aatcACCAGGCATCTCCAAGGTCAACACCAAATAGTTCACCACGAAGTACAAAGTCACCACCTTTACCTCCTGGTGCAGTGCCAAGTAGTAGATCAGCTCCACCAACTCCAGGTGGTCCACTTTCTACAACtccacaacaacaacaacaacagcagcagtcGCAAAGTCAACAACAAATGTCTCAAAGCTACCAGAGTCCCGTTCCAACGACATCAGTGGCGAGTGTAACTAATAATACCATGCTGGGAACAATACAAAATCCTATTCCAGATAACTTATCATGTGTTGGAGGCGACGTAAG ACTCAGACCAGGAGGATCATTCTCACAACTCTGGCCGAATTAA